A genomic region of Runella rosea contains the following coding sequences:
- a CDS encoding polyphosphate kinase 2 family protein has protein sequence MSQSLQTDDFRFDGTRTFHHKKADTKIEDLYDNKADYAAQLADFRTTIDELQSLMYAHNRYGLLVIFQAMDAAGKDSTIKHVLSGVNPVGVKIQSFKRPSDNELDHDFLWRHLLSLPERGNITIFNRSHYEEVLVVKVHPEILTKSQRLPKELTNDLDKVWKQRYQDIANFEKYLYHNGIRVIKFFLNISQQEQGKQLIERIEDPTKNWKFEEDDIKERAYWKDYMNAYEEAINATATEKAPWYVVPADDKKNMRLIVGKILIEELKNMNMSFPESTPERHAALQKLIATIHEQDGGAE, from the coding sequence ATGTCACAATCCCTCCAAACAGACGATTTTCGCTTCGATGGCACCCGTACATTCCACCATAAAAAAGCGGATACCAAAATAGAAGACCTTTACGACAACAAAGCCGACTACGCCGCCCAACTGGCTGATTTTCGGACTACCATCGACGAGCTCCAAAGTCTCATGTACGCCCATAATCGTTACGGGCTTTTGGTGATTTTTCAGGCCATGGATGCCGCTGGGAAAGACAGCACCATCAAGCACGTATTATCGGGGGTGAATCCTGTGGGGGTCAAAATCCAATCTTTCAAACGACCTTCCGACAACGAACTAGACCATGATTTTTTGTGGCGGCATTTGCTTTCACTACCCGAACGTGGCAACATTACCATCTTCAACCGGAGTCATTATGAAGAAGTATTGGTCGTAAAAGTACATCCCGAAATCCTGACCAAGTCGCAGCGGCTGCCCAAAGAATTGACCAATGATTTGGACAAAGTCTGGAAACAGCGCTACCAAGACATCGCTAATTTTGAAAAATACCTATATCACAACGGCATCCGGGTGATTAAGTTTTTCCTGAATATCTCACAGCAAGAACAGGGAAAGCAACTCATCGAACGCATTGAAGACCCTACCAAAAACTGGAAGTTTGAAGAAGACGACATCAAAGAACGCGCTTATTGGAAAGACTACATGAATGCCTATGAAGAAGCCATCAACGCCACCGCCACCGAAAAAGCCCCTTGGTACGTAGTCCCCGCCGACGACAAGAAAAATATGCGACTTATTGTGGGAAAAATTTTGATTGAAGAACTCAAAAACATGAATATGTCGTTTCCAGAAAGCACCCCTGAGCGGCACGCCGCCCTACAAAAACTCATTGCAACGATTCATGAGCAGGATGGAGGTGCGGAGTGA
- a CDS encoding 3-coathanger stack domain-containing protein, which translates to MQKFSIYCLIFFFAFTAAAQEKTSVNVQLSLENLTGSPYFCDGSQMTLRATLHEPGFSYEWFLDGQPLETTVTNTLPVRRAGIYSVTVSNAQMTGTSPKVRVETCPDNSEELAVIWAQALKDGKAKPPKETLSTFTATISSVNPILCNANTSATLVAQPQGAQYTYQWQYASCLTCTYTNQSGQTNDTLTTSATGFYRVLVTEGTTTTTANPFRVASTPYATLTNQNNDPSGIISVTPGQSASLKVNFTGTGPFYFSYNDGTTNKFLSNITANPYTLVVTPEQNRRYKLTNVGSNSCGSSSNDLVGNVRVVVDATTSVTLQSPSSLNVCAGSTIEIPYTTVGTWSGPKNFTLNLINEQDGSTISTQFGQSGNPLYVTIPAFVTPFNQYRVAVLPVVPASVAGPVVSSYVLTVNSIGCAPKPILYISPSNPGCSSVYLGASISLLGGSNNYQWFRDGVPIPNATSSSFEAYQSGDYYVKVTNATANYADSSAVQTITLLAAPVTITSLNTVLCGSNTSAVLTASSATTGGSWQWYKNGVPISGATSAAYTATTTGSYQAEYSKGGCTASGSINVTNYATATLTTLLGGSSQVITPGNTAQLKATFTGQGPWTFDLYDGSDYKSMSATANPHLIMVQPEQNRNYYLTGIVSNNCTNNSSSGSVTIVVDPTTSLTLTALASLNVCAGSTIDIPYTTAGTWTNDRKLYVELTDANNNYVSNSYQGYFSQNPIRYRLPTALALNATYRVRVTSILPYSGAVTSSYQLTVTGTACLPTATIQNGTSSVQCASVSLNASPTGSGYAYQWFRNGSSIPEATGSYYNASQTGAYTVQVANAAIGYNSTSATTSVEVTMPPVSISPTNGAVCNGGTITLNATPADAAVYDYQWYYQPFNEANASPINGASSASYVATSVGYYYVVVRQKTGYCSAQSSSVSLNNSGTATLTNTSGTTSDVVISPGQTVPLTVTMTGQPPFVFQYSDGTYRRRVTTNNSTYTLNVTPEQNRTYFISDFGNSCGSGGTNGTVNVIVDAATTISLSTPTSLNACAGGSVEIPYTTVGTWGGSRNLYVALYNSVNGNFISSYNINSLTNPMVVRVPASLPIGSTFQIRISGINPHFTTVVSSYNFTVSSTGCIPILQIQMSFPRQCAVASLYIDPISGYNYQWYRDGNFTGGTGDGYTATVSGNYTVRVTGPNGYDVTSAPYEVMVGSVPKPFISRTGAGDCTDGSNFTLLSSVTDPSFSYQWYYAPTSNGPFLPVSGGNASSLTTDQPGVYFVMVQSGECQSESDKYYTCPLLVDFKSASICRGGGVTVKYSPNLCCYSENTVSLHLVEAVSGTVVMSNLASLKGFSSYTFSNVTIPASVPSGTYRFVATSSGPVYTSPKSIGLLTITNSIAPAPPTITAVPSSISLGQSTTLTASGCNGTIQWKDNGSAPATRTLVPNGTTVYEALCMDVNGCTTAAGAVTVTLECDPLEPNNTYSSATIISVANYLSPEVCLDSKNDADWYAYVHNNKVYYIKVASSGNVYGYYKLSVSVVNDSLRIETLPSSGSNLFTYVELYADNGTTFLWNDYSSGVNNFSLLKYKLPSPCPAVLNLYSTLLDIAPGQTNTAKGLLINATNKVGDGATVNYYGQNAVLLLPGFQTNISTGGSFQAAIQGCN; encoded by the coding sequence ATGCAAAAATTTTCTATCTACTGCCTCATTTTCTTCTTCGCTTTTACCGCCGCTGCCCAGGAAAAAACGTCTGTTAATGTTCAGCTCAGCCTTGAGAATCTTACCGGCTCCCCCTATTTCTGCGACGGTAGCCAAATGACTCTGCGGGCTACTCTTCACGAGCCAGGATTTTCCTATGAATGGTTTTTGGACGGTCAACCGTTGGAAACGACGGTCACCAATACTCTGCCGGTGCGCCGGGCCGGAATCTATTCGGTGACGGTCAGTAATGCGCAAATGACTGGGACTTCTCCCAAAGTACGCGTAGAAACCTGCCCAGACAACAGTGAGGAGTTGGCGGTGATTTGGGCGCAAGCCCTGAAAGATGGGAAAGCAAAACCTCCAAAAGAAACGCTGTCTACTTTTACCGCAACGATTTCATCCGTAAATCCCATTTTGTGCAACGCCAATACCTCCGCCACGCTGGTGGCGCAGCCGCAGGGAGCACAGTACACCTACCAATGGCAATACGCTTCCTGCCTGACCTGTACCTATACCAATCAATCAGGCCAAACAAATGATACGCTTACGACGAGCGCAACGGGTTTTTACAGAGTGCTCGTGACGGAAGGAACCACCACCACGACTGCCAATCCGTTTCGGGTAGCCTCCACTCCGTATGCGACCCTTACTAATCAAAACAATGACCCCAGTGGAATAATCAGCGTCACTCCTGGACAAAGTGCCTCATTGAAGGTGAACTTTACGGGCACAGGCCCTTTTTATTTTTCGTACAATGACGGAACCACTAATAAATTTTTAAGTAACATAACCGCAAATCCTTATACATTGGTCGTTACTCCTGAACAAAACCGTCGCTATAAACTGACAAACGTTGGCAGTAATTCGTGTGGCTCCTCCAGCAACGATTTGGTTGGGAATGTAAGAGTGGTTGTAGATGCCACCACATCTGTTACTTTACAATCCCCTAGCAGTTTGAATGTATGTGCTGGGAGTACCATCGAAATCCCTTATACTACCGTAGGCACATGGTCTGGACCGAAAAATTTTACGCTCAATCTTATCAATGAACAGGATGGTTCGACAATCAGCACTCAATTTGGTCAATCAGGCAATCCACTGTATGTCACCATTCCGGCCTTTGTGACTCCTTTCAACCAGTACCGCGTGGCGGTTTTGCCTGTTGTACCTGCCAGCGTAGCAGGACCTGTTGTAAGCTCTTATGTTTTGACCGTCAATAGCATTGGTTGTGCTCCTAAGCCTATTCTTTACATATCTCCTTCAAATCCGGGCTGTAGTTCAGTTTACCTTGGCGCTTCTATTTCCCTTTTGGGTGGCAGCAATAATTATCAATGGTTTCGCGACGGTGTCCCCATCCCTAATGCCACATCATCCAGCTTTGAGGCATACCAATCGGGTGATTATTACGTAAAAGTAACCAACGCAACGGCCAATTACGCAGATTCTTCAGCGGTACAGACCATTACGTTACTTGCAGCACCCGTCACGATAACTTCTCTCAATACCGTACTGTGCGGAAGTAATACCTCGGCGGTTTTGACGGCCTCTTCGGCCACAACGGGCGGTAGCTGGCAATGGTATAAAAACGGGGTCCCGATTTCAGGGGCGACCAGTGCTGCCTACACAGCCACAACGACGGGCTCTTATCAGGCAGAATACAGTAAAGGCGGTTGCACGGCATCAGGCTCTATTAATGTGACCAATTATGCCACGGCGACCCTTACCACGCTGTTGGGCGGCAGCTCTCAAGTGATTACTCCCGGCAACACGGCCCAACTGAAAGCTACCTTTACGGGACAGGGGCCGTGGACATTTGATTTGTATGACGGGTCCGATTATAAAAGTATGTCAGCGACCGCTAATCCGCACCTCATAATGGTTCAGCCCGAACAGAACCGAAACTATTATCTTACTGGTATTGTATCGAATAACTGTACTAATAACAGCAGCAGCGGTTCCGTAACTATCGTGGTGGATCCTACTACTTCATTGACATTGACTGCGCTGGCCAGTCTGAACGTATGTGCGGGCAGTACCATTGATATCCCGTACACTACTGCTGGAACATGGACCAATGACCGAAAGTTGTACGTAGAATTGACAGATGCCAATAACAACTATGTATCAAACAGTTATCAGGGTTATTTTTCACAAAACCCCATTCGCTATAGGCTTCCGACGGCATTAGCCCTTAATGCAACCTACAGGGTCAGGGTAACTTCAATCTTACCTTACTCTGGTGCTGTCACGAGCAGTTATCAATTGACGGTCACGGGTACTGCGTGTTTGCCCACCGCTACCATTCAGAATGGCACTTCTTCTGTGCAGTGTGCAAGTGTATCGCTGAATGCCTCACCAACTGGCAGCGGTTATGCCTATCAATGGTTTCGAAACGGGAGCAGTATTCCAGAAGCAACAGGCAGTTACTATAACGCATCACAAACGGGGGCCTATACAGTACAGGTAGCCAATGCAGCTATCGGCTACAATTCTACCTCTGCCACTACTTCTGTGGAGGTGACAATGCCGCCAGTGAGCATTTCGCCTACGAACGGTGCGGTTTGCAATGGAGGCACAATAACCTTAAATGCCACCCCGGCAGATGCCGCTGTATATGATTATCAGTGGTATTATCAGCCCTTCAACGAGGCAAATGCTTCCCCTATCAATGGCGCTAGCTCGGCAAGTTATGTGGCAACTTCTGTGGGTTATTATTATGTGGTTGTTCGCCAAAAAACAGGATATTGCTCAGCCCAATCTTCCTCAGTTTCCCTTAACAACAGTGGAACGGCAACGCTTACGAATACTAGTGGTACTACCTCTGACGTGGTCATTTCTCCCGGCCAAACGGTTCCGTTGACGGTGACTATGACTGGGCAGCCTCCTTTTGTTTTTCAGTACTCTGACGGCACTTACCGTCGGCGAGTTACCACCAACAATTCAACGTATACGCTCAATGTAACGCCCGAACAAAATCGGACGTATTTTATATCGGATTTTGGAAACAGTTGCGGCAGTGGGGGCACCAATGGTACGGTCAATGTAATTGTTGATGCAGCCACGACGATTAGCCTTTCCACCCCGACCAGCCTGAATGCCTGCGCCGGGGGCTCGGTGGAGATTCCTTATACAACCGTCGGTACATGGGGCGGTAGCAGAAATCTATATGTAGCGTTATACAATTCCGTTAACGGCAATTTTATCTCTTCCTATAACATTAACTCGTTGACCAATCCTATGGTAGTGCGGGTGCCTGCGTCACTTCCCATAGGCAGTACTTTTCAAATCAGGATCTCCGGCATCAACCCTCATTTTACAACAGTAGTGAGCAGTTATAATTTTACCGTTTCAAGCACGGGTTGTATTCCAATTCTCCAAATACAAATGTCTTTTCCAAGGCAGTGTGCCGTCGCTTCACTCTATATTGACCCTATTTCCGGATATAATTATCAGTGGTACCGTGATGGAAATTTTACGGGAGGGACAGGTGATGGGTATACTGCTACGGTGAGTGGTAATTATACCGTGAGAGTGACGGGGCCAAATGGATATGACGTGACCTCGGCCCCTTATGAAGTTATGGTAGGTAGTGTTCCCAAACCGTTCATTAGCCGCACCGGTGCAGGAGATTGTACTGATGGCAGTAACTTTACCCTTTTGTCGAGCGTTACAGACCCTTCTTTTTCGTACCAATGGTATTATGCGCCCACTTCCAATGGTCCTTTCCTACCCGTATCGGGAGGGAATGCTTCCTCTTTAACAACCGACCAACCTGGAGTATATTTTGTGATGGTTCAAAGCGGCGAGTGCCAGTCAGAATCAGACAAATATTATACCTGCCCCCTGCTGGTTGATTTTAAGTCGGCGTCCATTTGCCGTGGGGGAGGAGTAACGGTAAAATATTCCCCCAATTTGTGCTGTTATTCAGAAAATACAGTGTCACTGCATCTGGTAGAGGCGGTTTCGGGAACGGTCGTCATGAGTAATTTGGCTTCTTTAAAGGGATTTTCATCGTACACTTTTTCTAATGTCACGATTCCCGCATCCGTTCCTTCGGGTACGTATCGGTTTGTAGCGACCTCTTCCGGCCCAGTATATACAAGTCCGAAAAGTATCGGGTTATTGACCATTACCAATAGTATCGCTCCGGCGCCACCGACAATCACGGCAGTGCCAAGTTCGATATCGCTCGGCCAAAGTACAACCTTAACGGCCTCTGGCTGCAACGGAACTATCCAATGGAAGGATAATGGTTCGGCTCCTGCTACCCGTACTTTAGTACCCAATGGCACTACGGTCTATGAGGCGCTATGTATGGATGTAAACGGATGTACAACAGCAGCGGGGGCTGTCACCGTTACTTTAGAATGTGACCCTTTAGAACCTAATAATACCTACTCATCTGCTACAATTATCTCAGTGGCAAATTATCTTAGTCCCGAAGTGTGTCTTGATTCCAAAAATGATGCAGACTGGTATGCTTATGTGCATAACAACAAAGTATACTATATCAAAGTAGCTTCTTCGGGAAATGTATACGGTTATTATAAACTTTCGGTCAGCGTTGTAAATGATTCACTGCGTATCGAAACGCTGCCAAGCAGTGGCTCCAATTTGTTCACGTATGTAGAATTATACGCAGACAACGGTACCACATTTTTGTGGAATGACTACTCCAGTGGTGTCAACAATTTCTCTCTGCTGAAATACAAACTGCCCTCGCCTTGTCCGGCGGTATTGAATCTGTACTCCACGCTGTTGGATATTGCTCCCGGGCAAACCAATACTGCCAAAGGCTTGCTTATCAATGCCACCAATAAAGTAGGGGATGGCGCTACGGTCAATTATTACGGGCAAAATGCAGTACTGCTCCTGCCAGGTTTCCAAACCAACATCAGTACCGGCGGCAGCTTTCAGGCAGCGATTCAGGGCTGTAATTGA